One Longimicrobium sp. genomic window, TCGTGCCAGTTGTTGCAGTAGGCCACGACGTCGGACGCGGCCGTGCCGGGGGCCACGCACTCCAGGTCGCACCACACGTTCACGCCCGGCGGCACGCCGATCTGCGCGGCGAACTTCGCCGCGTTGGCGCCGTACTCCTGGCCCAGGTCGCCCGTGGGGTGCCAGCCGGGGTTCAGCACGTGCTGCACCACCATCAGCGCCAGCCCGTTCGCCAGGATCGTCTGCGCCTCGGCCGCGGTGAGGTCGTACGAGGCCATCTGCACCCGCCCCACGTAGCGGACGCAGAAGCGGTAGCCGCTGGCGTAGAACGCCTGCGCGGCAGCGGCCGAGATCGGCGTGTTGGCGTCGAAGCCCTTGATCCCCGGCGGTGCGGGCTGGACGCTCCCCGCCAGCACGGCGGAGGCGGAGTTGTCGGCGCTGTCCATGTCGGCTGAATGACTTGGGTGGAAGGGAGGAGGATGATAGAGGCAGCTGTGCCTGGAACGGTACGCGGCTGGACACCGCGGAGCAATAGCGGGATGCCGGCCGTCCGGTGCGGGAAACGGCCCGCCGCCGCCGGAGAGCCGACGGCGGCGGGTCCAGCGGCAGCCGGGCACCCGGCCGGGATTCGCGCGGAAATCGAACGCACTCACGCACTTCCGCACTTCCGGCCCTCAGCACATCGGGCCCTCGCAGGTCTCCCCGGTGCAGTCGAACTCGCAGGAGAGGTCGCACTGCGTGGCCAGCGGGCCGTCGAGCGAGCACGGCCACTGGCTCGGGTTGCACTCCGCCGTCGGCTCGGGGCAGCCCCGCGACGGGCAGCCGAGCCCCCAGCAGTCCGTGTAGCAGGTGCCGTCGCACGACTCCTGCCCGCACCAGGTGTTCTCGGTGACGTCCTGCCCGCGCACGGTCCCGCGCGAGCGCGAGGGGGGCACCGTCTCGAACGACTCCACCCGCAGGTCGTCCAGCGCCAGCCTGAGCTTCTTCATGGGGGCCTCCGCGATCGGGTAGACGGATGAGAGCCGACACCCGTGTGAACGGCCCTTTCGCGGAGAGAATTACACGGCGGGGACGAAGTTGGACCGGCGGTCACGTACTGGTACCGGGGGGAGCCACGCCGCCCCCGCCGGCGTCCCTCCGGCCAGCTCGCGGGACGTGGCTCACGCCGGCGCGAGCCACTTCACCGTGCCGCCCTTCTGGTCGATCCGGGTCCGGTCCGCCTGGAAGCGGAACCCGCGCGTGCCGGGCGGGCGCAGCGGCGAGCCGGCTCCCACCGCGATCTGCTCGAGCTGGAAGCCGCGTCCCGGGATGTCGAACTCCTCGTTGAAGGCCAGCCAGTAGTGCTCGAAGGGGAGGTGCTCGGCGATCTCCGTCCCCTTCAGCCGCGCCCGGTCTCCCAGGTACAGCCCGGGCGCGAAGCCGGCGTCCTCCACCTGCGCGTGCCACCGCAGGCAGTAGTCGAGGATGTCCTGCTTGGGGGTCCCCGACTTCACCGCCTCGAGGTCGAGGAAGAGGCAGACGCCCGGCGGGAAGCCGATCTTCTCGCGGGCCCACTCCGCGGCGAAGGCCCCGTACCGCTTCCCCAGGTCGGGAGTGGGCGTCCACCCCGC contains:
- a CDS encoding DUF1906 domain-containing protein, with protein sequence MDSADNSASAVLAGSVQPAPPGIKGFDANTPISAAAAQAFYASGYRFCVRYVGRVQMASYDLTAAEAQTILANGLALMVVQHVLNPGWHPTGDLGQEYGANAAKFAAQIGVPPGVNVWCDLECVAPGTAASDVVAYCNNWHDEVAAAGYVPGLYVGYEPGLSAVQLYQDLRFQAYWGAYNVDSDQVPARRGWQLKQSEGAGGTIAGISTESYDDDHTLTDALGGRVLWLAPA
- a CDS encoding glycoside hydrolase domain-containing protein, producing the protein MPLSGTVQSAGEAEILGLDFNADGQKMTAERARAFRDHGYRYCLRYVPREKTAATVDFDLKAAEAEFLLDAGFALMAVQHFKSDAGWTPTPDLGKRYGAFAAEWAREKIGFPPGVCLFLDLEAVKSGTPKQDILDYCLRWHAQVEDAGFAPGLYLGDRARLKGTEIAEHLPFEHYWLAFNEEFDIPGRGFQLEQIAVGAGSPLRPPGTRGFRFQADRTRIDQKGGTVKWLAPA